The following coding sequences lie in one Streptomyces albofaciens JCM 4342 genomic window:
- a CDS encoding DUF58 domain-containing protein: MALTGRTALISALGALFVGLLLPSWTGILTVQLALLLAILCDLALAAPVRKLQFTRTGDTSVRLGQAAQTHLTITNPDRRLLRAQLRDAWPPSSFRPGTEAPATRHRLRIPGAERRRVTTALHPTRRGDHRAVRVTIRSYGPLGLAARQGSHHVPWTVRALPPFTSRKHLPGKLARLRELDGRTSILTRGEGTEFDSLRDYTPGDDTRSIDWRATARRQTVAVRTWRPERDRRILLALETGRTSAGRVGDTPRLDASMDAALLLAALASRAGDRVDLLAYDRRVRASVQGRAAGDLLPALTEALAPLEPELVEADARGLAAAIHRSTPRRSLIVLFTGLDTAPVEEGLLPVLPGLTQRNEVIVAAVADPRIEEMAASRHTPQAVYAAAAAEQTRAARRRSADRLRSHGVTVIDSTPARLAPDLADAYLSLKAAGRL, encoded by the coding sequence GTGGCCCTGACCGGACGCACCGCACTCATCTCCGCCCTCGGAGCTCTCTTCGTCGGCCTGCTGCTGCCCAGCTGGACCGGCATCCTCACCGTCCAACTCGCCCTGCTGCTAGCAATTTTGTGCGATCTGGCGCTCGCCGCGCCAGTGCGGAAGCTCCAGTTCACCCGAACCGGTGACACATCTGTTCGACTGGGTCAGGCGGCACAGACACACCTGACCATCACCAACCCGGACCGCCGCCTGCTGCGCGCCCAGCTCCGCGACGCATGGCCGCCCAGTTCCTTCCGCCCCGGCACGGAGGCCCCGGCCACCCGCCACCGGCTCCGCATTCCCGGCGCCGAGCGGCGCCGCGTCACGACGGCGCTTCATCCCACCCGTCGCGGCGACCACCGCGCCGTCCGCGTCACGATCCGTTCCTACGGCCCGCTCGGCCTGGCCGCGCGCCAAGGCAGCCACCACGTCCCATGGACCGTGCGCGCCCTGCCGCCCTTCACCAGCCGCAAGCACCTGCCCGGCAAGCTGGCCCGGCTGCGCGAGCTGGACGGTCGTACGAGCATCCTGACGCGCGGCGAGGGCACCGAATTCGACAGCCTCCGCGACTACACGCCCGGCGACGACACCCGGTCCATCGACTGGCGCGCCACCGCGCGACGCCAGACCGTGGCCGTCCGCACCTGGCGCCCGGAACGCGACCGCCGCATCCTCCTGGCCCTGGAAACCGGCCGCACCTCGGCCGGCCGGGTCGGCGACACACCGCGGCTGGACGCCTCCATGGACGCGGCACTGCTGCTCGCCGCCCTCGCTTCACGCGCCGGCGACCGCGTCGACCTCCTGGCGTACGACCGCCGGGTACGGGCTTCCGTCCAGGGCCGCGCGGCCGGAGACCTCCTGCCCGCGCTGACCGAGGCGCTCGCGCCCCTCGAACCCGAACTCGTCGAGGCGGACGCCCGCGGCCTGGCCGCGGCCATTCACCGCAGCACGCCGCGCCGTTCCCTGATCGTCCTCTTCACCGGCCTCGACACGGCCCCGGTGGAGGAAGGCCTGCTGCCCGTGCTCCCCGGCCTCACCCAGCGCAACGAGGTCATCGTCGCCGCGGTGGCGGATCCCCGCATCGAGGAGATGGCCGCTTCCCGGCACACGCCGCAGGCCGTGTACGCCGCGGCCGCGGCCGAGCAGACCCGCGCGGCCCGCCGACGCAGCGCCGACCGCCTGCGCAGTCACGGCGTTACGGTCATCGACTCCACGCCCGCCCGCCTCGCCCCTGACCTGGCGGACGCGTATCTCTCCCTGAAGGCCGCCGGCCGACTGTAG
- a CDS encoding AAA family ATPase, with the protein MSTPTADSARASLEAVRTEIAKAVVGQDAAVTGLVVALLCRGHVLLEGVPGVAKTLLVRALSATLELDTKRVQFTPDLMPSDVTGSLVYDARSSEFSFQPGPVFTNLLLADEINRTPPKTQASLLEAMEERQVTVDGTPRALPEPFLVAATQNPVEYEGTYPLPEAQLDRFLLKLTVPLPARQDEIDILARHAQGFSPRDLDAAGLRPVAGPADLEAARAAVAKTAVSPEVTGYIVDICRATRESPSLSLGVSPRGATALLSTSRAWAWLTGRDYVIPDDVKALALPTLRHRVQLRPEAEMEGVTADSVINSVLAHLPVPR; encoded by the coding sequence GTGAGCACCCCGACAGCTGACAGCGCCCGAGCCTCCCTGGAGGCCGTCCGTACCGAGATCGCCAAGGCCGTCGTCGGCCAGGACGCGGCCGTCACCGGCCTGGTCGTCGCGCTGCTCTGCCGCGGTCACGTCCTGCTCGAAGGCGTCCCCGGCGTCGCCAAGACCCTGCTCGTACGCGCGCTCTCGGCGACCCTGGAACTCGACACCAAGCGCGTTCAGTTCACCCCCGATCTGATGCCGAGCGATGTCACCGGCTCGCTCGTCTACGACGCGCGCAGCTCGGAGTTCTCCTTCCAGCCCGGCCCGGTCTTCACCAACCTGCTGCTCGCCGACGAGATCAACCGCACTCCGCCGAAGACCCAGGCGTCCCTGCTCGAAGCCATGGAGGAGCGCCAGGTCACCGTCGACGGGACGCCTCGGGCCCTGCCCGAGCCGTTCCTCGTCGCCGCCACGCAGAACCCCGTCGAGTACGAGGGCACCTATCCGCTGCCCGAGGCCCAACTCGACCGGTTCCTGCTCAAGCTGACGGTGCCGCTGCCCGCCCGCCAGGACGAGATCGACATCCTGGCCCGGCACGCTCAGGGCTTCAGCCCGCGCGACCTCGACGCGGCCGGCCTGCGTCCGGTCGCAGGTCCCGCCGATCTCGAAGCGGCCCGCGCCGCGGTGGCCAAGACCGCCGTATCCCCCGAGGTCACCGGTTACATCGTCGATATCTGCCGTGCCACGCGTGAATCCCCCTCGCTCTCCCTCGGCGTCTCTCCCCGAGGCGCCACCGCCCTGCTCTCCACCTCACGGGCCTGGGCCTGGCTCACCGGCCGCGACTATGTCATCCCCGACGACGTGAAGGCCCTTGCCCTGCCCACACTCCGGCACCGCGTCCAGCTCCGCCCGGAGGCCGAGATGGAAGGAGTCACCGCCGACTCCGTCATCAACTCCGTCCTCGCCCACCTTCCCGTCCCCCGCTGA
- a CDS encoding DUF4350 domain-containing protein, translating into MSATTTATTSLAPTGRRLWTRSRGLLAGLLVLVLGGLGLALLRSGDQHGRLDPRSVDRYGSGAVAALLADRGVDTRVVTTTEEAAAAAGPDTTVLVADPDLLTRRQLDTLHQATGRATGRTILLAPGSPALDVFAPGTEAGVPAEVRPLDPNCALPAARNAGDAELGGLRYSASAPGADRCYPSSGKATLLRLPSKAGGDTVLLGAPDILYNHRLAERGNASLALQLLGSHKHLVWYLPSVSDPSSTQDGRRSFFDLIPSGWSWALLQLLIAAALAGIWRARRLGPLVPERLPVTVPAAETTEGHARLYEQAGARDRAAAVLRAAARTRLAPLTGVSPTHAHTPDILLPAVAARLPADAASGTALHSLLFGPPPADDKALVTLADQLDNLEHSILSPERHVPREHPDS; encoded by the coding sequence ATGAGCGCCACCACCACTGCCACGACATCTCTCGCACCCACCGGCCGCCGCCTGTGGACCCGCTCGCGCGGGCTGCTCGCCGGTCTTCTCGTCCTCGTCCTGGGCGGGCTCGGCCTCGCCCTGCTGCGCTCCGGGGACCAGCACGGACGTCTCGACCCCCGGTCGGTGGACCGCTACGGCAGCGGGGCCGTCGCCGCGCTCCTCGCCGACCGCGGCGTCGACACCCGTGTCGTGACCACCACGGAGGAGGCCGCCGCCGCGGCCGGCCCCGACACCACCGTGCTGGTCGCCGACCCCGATCTGCTGACCCGCCGCCAGCTGGACACCCTCCACCAGGCCACCGGGCGCGCGACCGGCCGGACCATCCTGCTCGCTCCCGGCTCGCCCGCACTGGACGTCTTCGCTCCCGGCACCGAGGCCGGGGTGCCCGCCGAGGTGCGGCCGCTCGACCCGAACTGCGCGCTGCCCGCCGCCCGGAACGCCGGCGACGCGGAACTCGGCGGCCTGCGCTACTCGGCATCCGCTCCCGGCGCCGACCGCTGCTACCCCAGCAGCGGCAAGGCCACCCTGCTGCGTCTGCCGTCCAAGGCCGGTGGCGACACCGTGCTTCTCGGCGCCCCCGACATCCTCTACAACCACCGGCTCGCCGAGCGCGGCAACGCCTCGCTCGCCCTGCAACTGCTCGGTTCGCACAAGCATCTGGTCTGGTACCTCCCCTCCGTCAGCGACCCTTCGTCCACGCAGGACGGCCGGCGCAGCTTCTTCGACCTCATCCCCTCCGGCTGGAGCTGGGCGCTGCTCCAGCTCCTCATCGCCGCCGCACTGGCCGGCATCTGGCGGGCCCGTCGGCTCGGCCCGCTCGTCCCCGAGCGCCTGCCGGTCACCGTCCCCGCCGCCGAGACCACGGAGGGGCACGCCCGCCTCTACGAGCAGGCCGGCGCACGCGACCGGGCCGCCGCCGTCCTACGGGCCGCCGCCCGCACCCGGCTCGCACCGCTCACCGGCGTGTCTCCCACCCACGCCCACACCCCCGACATCCTTCTTCCGGCCGTCGCCGCGCGGCTGCCCGCGGACGCGGCGTCCGGCACGGCCCTGCACTCCCTCCTCTTCGGCCCGCCGCCCGCCGACGACAAGGCCCTGGTCACCCTGGCCGACCAGCTCGACAACCTGGAACATTCCATCCTGTCCCCAGAGAGGCACGTCCCCCGTGAGCACCCCGACAGCTGA
- a CDS encoding DUF4129 domain-containing protein: MTVGGRTAVLVRLATGSGDDGPVTIPRVPAREAAERELSDPRYHQNDPNLLQRALNWFWERIGDLFDAAAGATPGGWTGLIAVVLVVVLLVVALRLRLGALRRTPTSGGGTLFGDRPRTAAEHRAAAEQHAADRRWTEAVQERMRGLVLALEERALLTPGPGRTADEAATEAGRMLPAHAERLRTAARTFDDVTYGGRPGTEREYALLSSLDTDLQHSKPQPASAATALDRSGT; this comes from the coding sequence GTGACGGTTGGGGGGAGAACCGCCGTGCTCGTCCGTCTGGCGACGGGTTCCGGCGACGACGGACCAGTGACGATTCCGCGTGTGCCCGCCCGTGAGGCGGCCGAACGCGAGCTTTCCGATCCGCGGTACCACCAGAACGACCCGAACCTGCTCCAGCGTGCCCTGAACTGGTTCTGGGAGCGCATCGGCGATCTCTTCGACGCCGCTGCCGGAGCCACGCCGGGCGGCTGGACCGGGCTCATCGCCGTCGTCCTCGTCGTCGTACTGCTCGTCGTCGCCCTGCGGCTCCGGCTGGGCGCCCTGCGCCGCACCCCCACCTCGGGGGGCGGCACGCTCTTCGGGGACCGTCCCCGGACGGCCGCGGAACACCGCGCCGCCGCTGAACAGCACGCTGCCGACAGGCGCTGGACCGAGGCGGTGCAGGAGCGGATGCGGGGTCTCGTCCTCGCTTTGGAGGAACGGGCCCTGCTCACCCCGGGCCCCGGGCGCACCGCCGACGAGGCCGCGACGGAGGCCGGCCGGATGCTGCCCGCCCATGCCGAGCGCCTGCGCACGGCCGCCCGTACGTTCGATGACGTCACATACGGCGGGCGTCCCGGTACGGAACGGGAGTACGCCCTCCTGAGCAGCCTCGACACCGACCTGCAGCACAGCAAGCCCCAGCCGGCCAGCGCCGCGACCGCCCTCGACCGGAGCGGCACATGA
- a CDS encoding DUF7544 domain-containing protein, translating to MNNSPGWASPGSSPSDEPDRTAQGRPATDETGAADRAGADAPADPAGSTGTAGPAEPAGPAGAGASGDSSVPPQWSKEQPPPGQWSAPTGGPGRGGPGGPGGQGGWGGQQPGGGGQPGWGGRPGWGAPWAPPPAAKPGVIPLRPLGVGEILDGAVSTMRAHWRTVLGISLVVAVVAQAANTIVTGLWFRNAGDFSALDNNPDASLSEAMDAVDNTLIGSALTSLIGLLGTIIVTALLTIVVSRAVLGRSVSTGEAWRDARSRLPRLLGLLLLLPLIFSAVILLGMVPGIIVTAVGPAAAGVLLTLLGGLGAAVVGVWLWVRFSLAAPALMLEKQGVIASMRRSAKLVRGAWWRVLGVQLLTYLLIIVVGMIVQIPATIVAVLVSGEGMTAWTEGAGGAGWTFLTVLGIGSVITSAVTYPISAGVTALLYMDQRIRREALDLELARAAGLPGYGADVPGPGAPGPHGTGPDSTGQGPAGPTPGS from the coding sequence ATGAACAACTCTCCGGGCTGGGCCTCGCCCGGATCCTCCCCCTCCGACGAGCCGGACCGCACCGCACAGGGCCGGCCCGCCACGGACGAGACCGGAGCCGCGGACCGGGCCGGAGCGGATGCCCCGGCCGACCCGGCCGGTTCCACCGGTACGGCAGGCCCCGCGGAACCAGCGGGCCCGGCCGGCGCCGGTGCGTCCGGCGACTCCTCGGTCCCGCCGCAGTGGTCCAAGGAGCAGCCTCCCCCCGGCCAGTGGTCCGCGCCCACCGGCGGCCCCGGCCGCGGCGGGCCGGGCGGACCCGGCGGACAAGGCGGCTGGGGCGGACAGCAGCCCGGTGGGGGCGGTCAGCCGGGCTGGGGCGGAAGGCCGGGCTGGGGGGCGCCCTGGGCGCCGCCGCCCGCCGCGAAGCCGGGTGTGATCCCGCTCCGCCCGCTCGGCGTCGGCGAGATCCTCGACGGCGCCGTCTCCACCATGCGCGCCCACTGGCGCACCGTCCTCGGCATCTCGCTGGTCGTGGCGGTCGTCGCGCAGGCCGCGAACACGATCGTCACCGGCCTCTGGTTCCGCAACGCCGGGGACTTCTCCGCGCTGGACAACAATCCCGACGCCTCCCTGAGCGAAGCCATGGACGCGGTCGACAACACCCTCATCGGCAGCGCCCTCACCTCGCTCATCGGACTGCTCGGCACGATCATCGTCACCGCGCTGCTCACCATCGTCGTCAGCCGGGCCGTCCTGGGCCGTTCCGTGTCGACGGGCGAGGCCTGGCGGGACGCCCGGAGCCGGCTGCCGCGGCTGCTCGGGCTGCTGCTCCTGCTGCCCCTGATCTTCTCGGCCGTGATCCTCCTGGGCATGGTGCCCGGCATCATCGTCACCGCGGTGGGCCCGGCCGCTGCCGGTGTCCTGCTCACCCTGCTCGGCGGGCTGGGCGCGGCCGTCGTGGGCGTCTGGCTGTGGGTCCGCTTCAGCCTCGCCGCCCCGGCGCTGATGCTGGAGAAGCAGGGCGTCATCGCCTCCATGCGGCGCTCGGCCAAGCTCGTGCGGGGCGCGTGGTGGCGGGTCCTGGGCGTGCAGCTCCTGACGTACCTGCTGATCATCGTCGTCGGGATGATCGTCCAGATCCCGGCCACGATCGTCGCCGTCCTCGTCAGCGGCGAGGGCATGACGGCGTGGACCGAGGGCGCGGGCGGTGCCGGCTGGACGTTCCTGACCGTGCTGGGCATCGGCTCCGTGATCACTTCCGCGGTCACCTACCCCATCAGCGCGGGCGTCACGGCGCTCCTCTACATGGACCAGCGGATCCGCCGCGAGGCGCTCGACCTGGAGCTCGCCCGCGCCGCCGGCCTGCCCGGCTACGGCGCGGACGTCCCCGGGCCGGGGGCTCCCGGCCCGCACGGCACCGGGCCGGACAGCACCGGCCAGGGCCCCGCCGGCCCCACACCGGGAAGCTGA
- the mtnA gene encoding S-methyl-5-thioribose-1-phosphate isomerase has product MADRYEKSEAGADAPVVPSLRWEELPEGPVLVLLDQTRLPAEEIELVCTDVPALVQAIRTLAVRGAPLLGIAGAYGVALAAARGFDVADAADTLAHARPTAVNLGYGVGRAADAYRAAVEGGADRETAAAAALAEARAVHAEDAEASTKMAAHGLALLGELLPGGGHRILTHCNTGALVSGGEGTALAVALAAHRAGELRRLWVDETRPLLQGARLTAYEAARTGMPYTLLADGAAGSLFAAGEVDAVLIGADRITADGSVANKVGSYPLAVLARYHHVPFVVVAPTSTVDLETADGALIEVEQRPGHEVTEIAAPYVPGAGTEAGTGVPVAPLGALAYNPAFDVTPAELVTAIVTEAGVVSPVTPGGLAELCSTSRLGKSRSGNGMMAE; this is encoded by the coding sequence ATGGCCGATCGCTACGAGAAGTCCGAGGCGGGCGCCGACGCTCCCGTGGTTCCGTCACTGCGTTGGGAGGAGCTTCCCGAGGGGCCCGTACTGGTTCTCCTCGACCAGACACGGCTGCCGGCCGAAGAGATCGAACTGGTGTGTACGGATGTTCCGGCGTTGGTGCAGGCGATCCGCACGCTGGCTGTGCGCGGCGCTCCGTTGCTGGGCATCGCGGGTGCGTACGGAGTCGCCCTCGCCGCGGCACGGGGATTCGACGTGGCCGACGCGGCCGACACCCTGGCGCACGCCCGCCCGACGGCGGTCAACCTCGGATACGGCGTGGGGCGGGCCGCCGACGCGTACCGGGCCGCGGTCGAGGGCGGCGCGGACCGTGAGACGGCCGCCGCCGCGGCACTGGCCGAGGCGCGGGCCGTACACGCCGAGGACGCCGAGGCCAGCACCAAGATGGCCGCGCACGGGCTGGCGCTGCTGGGCGAGCTGCTGCCCGGCGGCGGACACCGCATACTCACCCACTGCAACACCGGGGCCCTGGTGTCCGGTGGCGAGGGAACCGCCCTGGCGGTGGCGCTGGCGGCGCACCGGGCCGGGGAGCTGCGGAGGCTGTGGGTCGACGAGACGCGGCCGCTCCTGCAGGGCGCGCGGCTGACCGCGTATGAGGCGGCGCGTACGGGCATGCCGTACACCCTGCTCGCGGACGGGGCGGCCGGGTCGCTCTTCGCGGCGGGCGAGGTGGATGCCGTACTGATCGGCGCGGACCGGATCACGGCGGACGGCTCGGTCGCCAACAAGGTGGGGAGCTATCCGCTGGCCGTGCTGGCCCGCTACCACCACGTACCGTTCGTGGTGGTGGCGCCGACGAGCACGGTGGACCTGGAGACGGCGGACGGCGCGCTCATCGAGGTGGAGCAGCGGCCCGGGCACGAGGTGACGGAAATCGCGGCACCGTATGTGCCCGGGGCCGGGACGGAGGCCGGCACCGGGGTGCCGGTGGCTCCGCTGGGCGCGCTGGCCTACAACCCGGCCTTCGACGTGACGCCGGCCGAGCTGGTGACGGCGATCGTCACGGAGGCCGGAGTGGTCTCGCCGGTCACTCCGGGCGGCCTCGCGGAGCTGTGTTCCACGTCACGATTGGGTAAGTCACGATCAGGTAATGGGATGATGGCCGAATGA
- the mtrA gene encoding two-component system response regulator MtrA, which produces MKGRVLVVDDDTALAEMLGIVLRGEGFEPSFVSDGDKALAAFRETKPDLVLLDLMLPGRDGIEVCRLIRAESGVPIVMLTAKSDTVDVVVGLESGADDYIVKPFKPKELVARIRARLRRSEEPAPEQLAIGDLVIDVAGHSVKRNGQSIALTPLEFDLLVALARKPWQVFTREVLLEQVWGYRHAADTRLVNVHVQRLRSKVEKDPERPEIVVTVRGVGYKAGPS; this is translated from the coding sequence ATGAAGGGACGCGTCCTGGTCGTCGACGACGACACCGCACTGGCAGAGATGCTCGGCATCGTGCTGCGCGGCGAAGGCTTTGAACCGTCGTTCGTCTCCGACGGGGACAAGGCGCTCGCCGCCTTCCGGGAGACCAAGCCGGACCTCGTGCTGCTCGACCTCATGCTGCCCGGGAGGGACGGCATAGAGGTGTGCCGGCTGATCCGGGCCGAGTCCGGTGTACCGATCGTCATGCTGACCGCGAAGAGTGACACGGTCGACGTGGTGGTCGGCCTGGAGTCGGGGGCGGACGACTACATCGTCAAGCCGTTCAAGCCCAAGGAGCTGGTGGCCCGCATCAGGGCCCGGCTGCGCCGCTCGGAGGAGCCGGCGCCCGAGCAGCTGGCCATCGGTGATCTCGTCATCGACGTGGCGGGCCACTCGGTCAAGCGCAACGGCCAGTCGATAGCGCTCACGCCGCTGGAGTTCGACCTGCTGGTGGCGCTCGCCCGCAAGCCGTGGCAGGTGTTCACCCGCGAGGTGCTGCTGGAGCAGGTCTGGGGCTACCGGCACGCCGCCGACACGCGGTTGGTGAACGTGCACGTACAGCGGCTGCGCTCCAAGGTCGAGAAGGACCCGGAGCGCCCGGAGATCGTGGTGACGGTACGCGGCGTCGGCTATAAGGCCGGGCCCAGCTGA
- the mtrB gene encoding MtrAB system histidine kinase MtrB, translated as MPARLLSDGATAGPVHPMLRLFGRWIRRPLLPALRLWRRNIQLRVVATTLLMSLGVVLLLGVVVIGQVRNGLLEAKRQAAQSQAAGGFAVAQKLADGATDSRGDDPVRSGNRGSQDSATWLTSLVEQLASGGQGVFSVVALSSGSAVEEPFGDSSPDTRGPRASGDVDPERSVPAEMRRMLDTKTGTFRQSTQIKRVGSEEGEPAIIIGKRLNDVNSNPYQLYYLFPFSQEEKSLSLVKGTLATAGVFVVVLLGAIAWLVVRQVVTPVRMAAGISERLAAGLLQERMKVTGEDDIARLGESFNKMAQNLQVKIQQLEELSRMQRRFVSDVSHELRTPLTTVRMAADVIHDAREDFDPVTARSAELLRGQLDRFESLLAELLEISRFDAGAAALEAEPIDLRDVVNRVLEGAEPLAERKGTRFVVRGAERPVIAEADARRVERVLRNLVVNAVEHGEGRDVVVRLAAVGGENGGAVAVAVRDYGVGLKPGDAARVFNRFWRADPARARTTGGTGLGLSIAVEDARLHGGWLQAWGEPGGGSQFRLTLPRTAGEALRGSPIPLEPEDSRRNLEAAGSGLPSGAAAVRTATAAIPPQQRLAEPWPLEPRTPAQRQSEAGEDGAAGAAGRADGTRTDVGLDGGEVSRNGGEAGVRGDGVRGSAAGEGDSVPGDGAGRGLNRESGNGAGAKREDEVRGR; from the coding sequence ATGCCCGCGCGCCTGCTGTCCGACGGTGCCACCGCCGGCCCGGTCCACCCCATGCTGCGCCTCTTCGGCCGCTGGATACGCCGTCCGCTGCTGCCCGCACTGCGCCTGTGGCGCCGCAACATCCAGCTCCGCGTGGTCGCCACGACCCTGCTGATGTCGCTGGGCGTGGTGCTGCTGCTCGGCGTCGTGGTCATCGGGCAGGTCCGCAACGGGCTGCTGGAGGCCAAGCGGCAGGCCGCGCAGAGCCAGGCGGCCGGCGGGTTCGCGGTGGCGCAGAAGCTGGCCGACGGCGCCACCGACAGCCGCGGCGACGACCCCGTACGGTCCGGCAACCGCGGCTCGCAGGACTCCGCGACCTGGCTGACCAGCCTGGTCGAACAGCTCGCCAGCGGTGGCCAGGGCGTCTTCTCCGTGGTGGCGCTCAGCTCCGGATCGGCCGTCGAGGAGCCCTTCGGGGACAGCAGCCCGGACACCCGCGGTCCGCGCGCCTCCGGAGACGTCGACCCCGAGCGCAGCGTGCCCGCCGAGATGCGCCGGATGCTGGACACCAAGACCGGCACCTTCCGCCAGTCCACGCAGATCAAGCGGGTCGGGTCGGAGGAGGGCGAGCCGGCGATCATCATCGGTAAGCGCCTCAACGACGTGAACAGCAACCCGTACCAGCTGTACTACCTCTTCCCGTTCAGCCAGGAGGAGAAGTCGCTCAGCCTGGTGAAGGGGACCCTGGCGACGGCCGGGGTGTTCGTCGTGGTGCTGCTCGGCGCGATCGCCTGGCTGGTGGTCCGGCAGGTCGTCACCCCCGTACGGATGGCGGCGGGCATCTCCGAGCGGCTGGCCGCCGGGCTGCTCCAGGAGCGGATGAAGGTCACCGGCGAGGACGACATCGCCCGGCTCGGCGAGTCCTTCAACAAGATGGCGCAGAACCTCCAGGTCAAGATCCAGCAGCTGGAGGAGCTGTCCCGGATGCAGCGGCGGTTCGTCTCCGACGTGTCGCACGAGCTGCGGACGCCGCTGACCACCGTACGGATGGCCGCCGACGTCATCCACGACGCGCGCGAGGACTTCGATCCGGTGACCGCGCGCTCCGCCGAGCTGCTGCGCGGCCAGCTCGACCGCTTCGAGTCGCTGCTCGCCGAGCTGCTGGAGATCAGCCGGTTCGACGCCGGCGCCGCCGCCCTGGAGGCCGAGCCGATCGACCTGCGGGACGTGGTCAACCGGGTCCTGGAGGGCGCCGAGCCGCTGGCCGAGCGCAAGGGCACCCGGTTCGTGGTGCGCGGGGCCGAGCGGCCGGTGATCGCGGAGGCGGACGCCCGCCGGGTCGAGCGGGTGCTGCGCAACCTGGTCGTCAACGCGGTGGAGCACGGCGAAGGCCGGGACGTCGTGGTGCGGCTGGCCGCGGTCGGCGGCGAGAACGGCGGCGCGGTGGCCGTCGCCGTACGCGACTACGGCGTGGGCCTGAAGCCGGGGGACGCGGCACGGGTGTTCAACCGCTTCTGGCGCGCGGACCCGGCGCGGGCCCGTACGACCGGTGGCACCGGGCTGGGCCTGTCGATCGCGGTCGAGGACGCGCGGCTGCACGGCGGCTGGCTGCAGGCGTGGGGTGAGCCGGGCGGCGGCTCGCAGTTCCGGCTGACGCTGCCGCGTACGGCCGGGGAGGCGCTGCGCGGCTCGCCGATACCGCTGGAGCCGGAGGACTCGCGGCGCAACCTGGAGGCGGCCGGTTCGGGGCTGCCGAGTGGCGCGGCGGCGGTGCGGACGGCCACGGCCGCCATCCCGCCGCAGCAGCGGCTGGCGGAACCGTGGCCTCTTGAGCCGCGGACCCCGGCGCAAAGGCAGAGCGAGGCGGGGGAGGACGGCGCGGCCGGGGCGGCGGGGCGCGCGGACGGGACCCGTACGGACGTCGGCTTGGACGGTGGTGAGGTTTCGCGCAACGGTGGCGAGGCCGGTGTGCGGGGCGACGGCGTGCGCGGGAGTGCGGCTGGTGAGGGCGACAGCGTGCCGGGCGACGGTGCCGGGCGTGGGCTGAACCGGGAGTCCGGGAACGGCGCGGGCGCGAAGCGGGAGGACGAGGTTCGTGGGCGCTAA